In Carya illinoinensis cultivar Pawnee chromosome 10, C.illinoinensisPawnee_v1, whole genome shotgun sequence, one DNA window encodes the following:
- the LOC122280017 gene encoding high mobility group B protein 14-like isoform X1 codes for MAKNAKKSQVSPSSRASASATIPKRASDDQMALRTKSSEGMKRSARLSKVSVERRPKSAIKTKTKHKKKSDKYDTNKPKKPPTAFFYFLEDFRKDFQEQNPNVKSMRDIGKACGEKWKTMTYEEKVQYYDIATGKRAEFDKAMADYIKKKESGEDIESEDSDSELDE; via the exons ATGGCGAAGAATGCTAAGAAGTCCCAAGTTTCTCCCTCGTCTCGAGCTTCTGCCTCTGCTACGATCCCCAAGAGAGCATCCGATGA TCAGATGGCATTGAGGACAAAATCAAGCGAGGGGATGAAGAGGTCGGCAAGGCTGAGCAAAGTTAGCGTGGAGAGGAGACCCAAGTCGGCAATAAAgaccaaaacaaaacataagaAGAAAAGTGATAAATATGATACTAATAAGCCAAAGAAACCGCCAACGGCTTTCTTCTACTTCTT GGAAGATTTTCGTAAGGATTTTCAAGAGCAGAACCCAAATGTGAAGTCAATGCGTGAT ATTGGCAAGGCATGTGGAGAGAAGTGGAAAACAATGACATATGAG GAAAAAGTTCAGTATTATGACATAGCTACTGGGAAACGAGCGGAGTTTGATAAGGCCATGGCAGATTACATCAAGAAAAAG GAAAGCGGTGAGGATATAGAAAGTGAGGATTCAGATTCAGAGTTGGATGAGTAG
- the LOC122280017 gene encoding high mobility group B protein 14-like isoform X2 codes for MALRTKSSEGMKRSARLSKVSVERRPKSAIKTKTKHKKKSDKYDTNKPKKPPTAFFYFLEDFRKDFQEQNPNVKSMRDIGKACGEKWKTMTYEEKVQYYDIATGKRAEFDKAMADYIKKKESGEDIESEDSDSELDE; via the exons ATGGCATTGAGGACAAAATCAAGCGAGGGGATGAAGAGGTCGGCAAGGCTGAGCAAAGTTAGCGTGGAGAGGAGACCCAAGTCGGCAATAAAgaccaaaacaaaacataagaAGAAAAGTGATAAATATGATACTAATAAGCCAAAGAAACCGCCAACGGCTTTCTTCTACTTCTT GGAAGATTTTCGTAAGGATTTTCAAGAGCAGAACCCAAATGTGAAGTCAATGCGTGAT ATTGGCAAGGCATGTGGAGAGAAGTGGAAAACAATGACATATGAG GAAAAAGTTCAGTATTATGACATAGCTACTGGGAAACGAGCGGAGTTTGATAAGGCCATGGCAGATTACATCAAGAAAAAG GAAAGCGGTGAGGATATAGAAAGTGAGGATTCAGATTCAGAGTTGGATGAGTAG